Proteins from one Mercurialis annua linkage group LG7, ddMerAnnu1.2, whole genome shotgun sequence genomic window:
- the LOC126657767 gene encoding uncharacterized protein LOC126657767, translating to MESTPINKMSSRRPPFYTCGLSFMVIADHACSNVQQFNGPLGFVTKKIAKIVLFASPFVYALESQLLLVFSLLDNWIFAFERAVEAIFPSSGYAFDKIDQLVGIAEILPGKYDEVVSKFPEIIHQIPFLDYVLSRAISFLSFFVSALSKWGSGNIKEKEIEMDMICNDRDINEKFVRKGFESEKDGIKEEDGSLTSTSPRGENETTTTCSYKDALEKAVKVTYKDILEKGSKENTPSKANSETEETEIKYDENKEATTKGEMEKIEKREDNVKKKRKKSKSGKKGAKQKIEKQEKSEKDVTEEPNACKEVNGDGNCNKMEEKVSNGEELLDLFESAWLASPRNN from the exons ATG GAATCAACACCGATAAATAAAATGAGTTCAAGACGGCCACCATTCTATACCTGTGGACTCTCTTTCATGGTAATAGCAGACCATGCTTGCAGCAATGTGCAACAATTTAATGGACCATTAGGTTTCGTAACAAAGAAGATTGCGAAGATCGTCTTATTCGCCTCCCCTTTTGTCTACGCCCTCGAATCTCAGCTTCTGCTCGTCTTTTCCTTGTTGGATAACTGGATTTTTGCATTTGAACGCGCAGTTGAAGCTATTTTTCCATCTTCAGGATACGCCTTCGACAAGATCGATCAACTTGTCGGGATAGCTGAAATCCTGCCAGGAAAATATGATGAAGTTGTGAGCAAGTTTCCAGAAATCATTCATCAAATTCCATTTCTTGATTACGTGTTGAGTCGTGCCATCTCATTCCTGAGTTTCTTCGTGTCTGCATTGTCAAAGTGGGGATCAGGAAACATTAAAGAGAAAGAAATTGAGATGGATATGATATGTAATGACAGAGATATTAATGAAAAGTTTGTTCGCAAAGGATTTGAATCAGAAAAAGACGGAATTAAGGAAGAAGATGGTAGTCTTACGTCGACATCACCACGAGGAGAAAACGAAACAACTACGACATGTTCATATAAGGATGCACTAGAAAAAGCTGTAAAAGTGACATACAAGGATATACTAGAGAAGGGAAGCAAAGAGAACACACCCAGCAAAGCGAATAGCGAAACGGAAGAGACAGAGATCAAATACGACGAAAATAAGGAAGCAACTACAAAAGGAGAGATGGAAAAAATCGAAAAGAGAGAAGATAATGttaagaagaaaaggaaaaaatccAAGTCTGGAAAGAAAGGAGCAAAACAGAAGATAGAAAAACAAGAAAAGAGCGAAAAAGACGTGACTGAAGAACCCAATGCTTGTAAGGAAGTAAATGGGGATGGAAACTGTAACAAAATGGAGGAAAAGGTAAGCAATGGTGAGGAGCTTTTAGATCTTTTCGAGTCCGCTTGGCTTGCAAGCCCTCGAAATAACTAA
- the LOC126657763 gene encoding U-box domain-containing protein 6-like — protein sequence MWIMDITEVEENLFAASDAKLHGEMCKALSAIYCKILSIFPSLEGARPRSKSGIQALCSLHIALEKAKNILQHCSECSKLYLAITCDSVLLKFEKARSALVDSLRRVEDIVPQSIGCQILEIVSELEGIIFLLAPSEKQVGDEIISLLQQGRKFDDCPDNNELESFHQAATKLGITSSRAALTERRALKKLIERARVEEDKRKESIVAYLLHLMRKYSKLFRSELTDDNDSQGSTPCSPTVLNSFDEAVNGHAFDRQLSKLGSFNFKPNNRKSGNISVPPEELRCPISLQLMYDPVIIASGQTYERICIEKWFSDGHDTCPKTQQKLCHLCLTPNYCVKGLVTSWCEQNGVPVPDGPPDSLDLNYFRLSLCQSESANSRSVESISSGKGIKVVPLEENCTIEESEHNEMENSNPEQEEVPLEENHEEDMFQRFQIFLTILNKEGNLRKKCKVVEKIRLLLKDDEEARICMGANGFGEALLRYLESAVHAKNAIAQEIGAMALFNLAVNNNRNKEMLLASGVIPMLEMMISSSESHGAATALYLNLSCLEEAKSIIGSSEAVPFLVKILQGEDEPQCKMDALHTLYNISSQASNIQNLLSAGITSGLQSLLAAPGDLSWTEKLIAVLINLASSKSGKEEMVSTPGLIGGLATILDMGEPIEQEQAASCLYILCNGSENCSQLVLQEGVIPALVSISVNGTTRGKEKAQKLLMLFREQRQRDPAPQSCGEVRFQRAESSSKAMPPPESNPLCKSVSRRKMGKALSFFWKSKSYSVYQC from the exons ATGTGGATTATGGATATTACTGAGGTTGAAGAGAATCTATTTGCAGCAAGTGATGCCAAG TTACATGGAGAGATGTGTAAGGCACTGTCTGCAATCTATTGCAAAATCTTGTCAATTTTCCCTTCTCTGGAAGGTGCACGACCCAGGAGTAAATCAGGAATCCAGGCATTATGTTCATTGCATATAGCTCTTGAAAAAGCCAAGAACATTCTTCAGCACTGCTCAGAATGCAGCAAACTTTATTTG GCTATAACTTGCGATTCTGtgcttttaaaatttgagaagGCAAGATCTGCTCTTGTAGATAGTCTTAGGCGCGTTGAAGATATTGTCCCACAATCAATTGGTTGTCAG ATTTTGGAGATTGTAAGTGAATTGGAGGGTATTATCTTCTTGCTTGCTCCATCAGAGAAGCAAGTTGGCGATGAAATAATTTCATTGCTTCAGCAGGGGAGAAAATTTGATGATTGTCCTGACAATAATGAGCTAGAATCTTTTCATCAGGCAGCCACAAAACTTGGTATTACCTCCTCCAGGGCAGCTCTTACTGAGAGAAGAGCTCTTAAGAAACTCATAGAAAGAGCTCGGGTGGAGGAAGACAAACGGAAGGAATCAATTGTGGCTTATCTCTTACATCTGATGAGAAAGTATTCAAAATTATTTAGAAGCGAGCTCACAGATGACAATGATTCACAGGGTTCAACGCCTTGTTCACCCACTGTTCTCAATTCTTTTGACGAGGCTGTCAACGGCCATGCCTTCGACCGGCAGCTGTCAAAGCTCGGTTCTTTCAATTTCAAGCCCAATAATAGGAAATCTGGAAATATATCTGTTCCACCAGAAGAATTAAGGTGCCCAATATCTTTGCAGCTGATGTATGATCCAGTCATAATTGCATCCGGTCAAACATATGAGAGAATCTGCATTGAGAAATGGTTCAGTGATGGCCATGACACCTGCCCAAAGACTCAACAGAAGCTCTGCCATCTTTGTTTGACACCTAATTATTGTGTCAAAGGTCTTGTTACTAGTTGGTGTGAACAGAATGGAGTTCCTGTTCCTGATGGCCCACCAGATTCTCTTGACCTCAATTATTTTAGGTTGTCATTGTGCCAGTCAGAATCTGCAAATTCGAGATCAGTAGAGAGCATAAGCTCTGGAAAAGGGATCAAGGTTGTTCCTTTAGAGGAGAACTGTACTATTGAGGAGTCTGAACATAATGAAATGGAAAATTCAAATCCAGAGCAGGAAGAAGTTCCTTTAGAGGAAAACCATGAGGAGGATATGTTTCAgaggtttcaaatttttttaaccattCTGAACAAAGAGGGAAACTTGAGAAAAAAGTGTAAGGTAGTGGAAAAGATAAGGCTTCTGCTGAAAGATGATGAGGAGGCCAGGATTTGTATGGGAGCCAATGGATTCGGCGAAGCGCTGTTGCGCTACCTCGAGTCAGCTGTTCATGCAAAGAATGCAATTGCTCAGGAAATAGGAGCCATGGCTCTCTTTAATCTTGCTGTCAACAATAATAG AAATAAGGAAATGCTATTGGCGTCTGGCGTTATCCCAATGCTGGAGATGATGATCTCCAGCTCCGAGTCCCATGGAGCAGCAACAGCCCTCTATTTGAATCTTTCATGCCTCGAAGAAGCGAAGTCCATCATAGGGTCAAGCGAGGCTGTTCCATTTCTAGTCAAGATCCTTCAAGGGGAAGATGAACCCCAATGCAAAATGGATGCCCTCCATACCCTCTACAATATCTCCTCCCAAGCCTCCAATATACAGAACCTCCTTTCAGCTGGCATCACCAGCGGTCTCCAATCTCTTCTTGCAGCCCCTGGTGATCTTTCTTGGACGGAAAAATTGATAGCAGTGTTGATAAATTTAGCTTCAAGTAAAtcaggaaaagaagaaatggtATCTACCCCTGGCCTTATTGGCGGTTTAGCAACCATATTGGACATGGGAGAGCCTATTGAGCAAGAGCAGGCGGCCTCATGCCTTTACATTTTGTGCAATGGGAGTGAAAACTGCAGTCAGTTGGTCCTACAAGAAGGGGTAATCCCTGCCCTAGTCTCCATTTCCGTGAACGGGACCACGAGAGGGAAAGAGAAAGCCCAAAAACTTTTGATGCTGTTCCGTGAGCAAAGGCAAAGAGATCCAGCTCCTCAATCATGTGGTGAGGTGCGATTTCAGCGTGCCGAAAGCAGTTCCAAGGCCATGCCGCCTCCGGAATCAAATCCACTATGTAAATCGGTTTCACGAAGGAAGATGGGAAAGGCTTTAAGCTTCTTTTGGAAGAGCAAGAGCTATTCCGTTTACCAGTGCTAA